In a genomic window of Spirosoma agri:
- a CDS encoding adenylate kinase has translation MLNLVLFGPPGAGKGTQSEKLIRRYNLVHLSTGDLLRSQIAAGTELGIKAKQLMDQGLLVPDEVVIGMIQHKLHENQTAAGFIFDGFPRTVPQAEALDQLLHQHDTQITTMIALVVDDEELTRRLLVRGQTSGRPDDQNEELIRRRVKEYNEKTAPVADYYSKQDKFAAIDGIGDIETIFDLICSKIAQAVG, from the coding sequence ATGCTTAACCTTGTACTGTTTGGCCCTCCAGGGGCGGGCAAAGGAACTCAGAGCGAGAAATTAATTCGTAGATACAACCTAGTTCATTTATCCACAGGCGATCTGTTACGTTCCCAAATTGCTGCCGGCACTGAGTTAGGGATCAAGGCAAAACAATTAATGGATCAGGGTCTGCTAGTGCCCGACGAGGTCGTCATTGGCATGATCCAGCACAAACTACACGAGAATCAGACTGCCGCCGGTTTCATTTTTGACGGCTTTCCCCGTACAGTTCCACAAGCAGAAGCCCTGGACCAGCTACTTCACCAACACGACACGCAGATCACCACAATGATTGCTTTAGTTGTCGATGATGAAGAGCTAACCCGACGTTTGTTGGTACGCGGCCAAACATCGGGCCGTCCTGACGATCAAAACGAAGAACTTATTCGTCGACGTGTTAAAGAATATAATGAGAAGACTGCACCTGTAGCAGACTATTACAGCAAACAAGACAAATTTGCCGCCATCGACGGTATCGGTGATATTGAGACGATCTTCGATCTTATATGTAGTAAGATTGCGCAGGCCGTTGGTTAA